The Paralichthys olivaceus isolate ysfri-2021 chromosome 9, ASM2471397v2, whole genome shotgun sequence genome contains a region encoding:
- the cops6 gene encoding COP9 signalosome complex subunit 6 codes for MATSNGGGMEVDGAASPSVMAAGVTGSVSVALHPLVILNISDHWIRIRSQEGQPMQVIGALIGKQEGRNIEVMNSFELLSHTIDERVHIDKEYYYTKEEQFKQVFKEMEFLGWYTTGGPPDQSDIHIHKQVCEIIESPLFLKLNPMTKHTDLPVSVYESVIDIINGEATMLFAELTYTLATEEAERIGVDHVARMTATGTGENSTVAEHLIAQHSAIKMLHSRVKIILEYVKAVETGEVPFNHEILREANALCHRLPVLSTIKFKTDFYDQCNDVGLMAYLGTITKTCNSMNQFINKFNVLYDRQGIGRRMRGLFF; via the exons ATGGCGACCAGCAATGGTGGAGGAATGGAAGTGGATGGGGCAG CCAGCCCCAGTGTTATGGCCGCAGGAGTCACTGGGAGCGTTTCTGTGGCCTTACATCCTCTGGTTATCCTCAACATATCCGACCACTGGATACGTATCCGCTCACAAGAGGGACAACCAATGCAGG TGATCGGAGCCCTGATAGGGAAGCAGGAGGGTAGAAACATTGAGGTGATGAACTCCTTTGAGTTGCTGTCTCACACCATAGATGAACGAGTGCATATTGACAAGGAGTATTACTACACCAAGGAAGAACAAT TCAAACAGGTTTTCAAAGAGATGGAGTTCTTGGGTTGGTACACCACGGGGGGGCCACCAGACCAGTCAGATATCCACATTCACAAGCAG gTGTGTGAGATCATTGAGAGCCCTCTCTTCCTCAAACTCAACCCAATGACCAAACACACCGAC CTACCTGTTAGTGTTTATGAATCTGTGATTGACATCATCAATGGCGAG GCGACCATGTTGTTTGCTGAGCTGACGTACACTCTGGCCACAGAGGAAGCGGAGAGAATCGGTGTTGACCACGTCGCTCGAATGACCGCCACCGGCACAGGAGAAAACTCGACAG TTGCTGAACACCTCATAGCCCAGCACAGTGCGATAAAGATGCTCCATAGTCGGGTGAAGATCATTCTCGAGTACGTCAAAGCCGTGGAAACAG GAGAGGTGCCATTCAACCACGAGATCCTTCGAGAAGCAAACGCCCTGTGTCATAGACTGCCGGTCCTCAGCACCATCAAATTTAAAACTGACTTCTACGAT CAATGTAATGACGTGGGCCTCATGGCCTACTTAGGAACCATCACCAAGACCTGCAACAGTATGAACCAGTTCATCAACAAGTTCAACGTCCTGTACGACAGACAGGGCATCGGCCGGAGGATGAGAGGACTCTTCTTTTGA
- the LOC109633697 gene encoding uncharacterized protein yields the protein MISTIWLGGALCCLTLLPGLMEAKSLLNSIKQEEMVPVSHVNIASETANNFLTHSRPKRNADPRWHRANPDFQAYYRYYSSIGHTEGLYEIDKLRMLYQQMRSLEQTYGPNASYFQNKLGLPTAMCDPATDKKCKPIPPPPPMKGVPKPTEPLATLPPPPPPAPSISQADVLYLCNSKDPLCKPHIVYLPTGAIPVLCDPRYHPHCTPQKAAPAPVAVPQLPPSKKYSPPPPPPVLVKKSAPAPAPVRTFKGMEYDCDPYWDPDCLIDHPPRPMKGKVMVPPPPPPPLPPVEEKEEPAPPAPIEKKFKFFPHPYYPMPYDPRDELYDPVRFKYPEPADPADPADEAAEASQ from the exons ATGATTTCGACAATATGGCTTGGGGGGGCTCTCTGCTGCCTGACGCTGCTCCCAG GGCTGATGGAGGCCAAATCGTTACTGAATTCCATCAAGCAGGAAG AGATGGTTCCTGTCAGTCATGTTAACATCGCCTCAGAGACAGCAAACAACTTCCTGACTCACTCCAGACCCAAACGCAACGCGGACCCGAGGTGGCACCGAGCAAACCCCGACTTCCAGGCTTATTACAGATACTACAGCAGCATCGGACACACTGAGGGG CTCTATGAGATCGACAAACTGCGGATGCTCTACCAGCAAATGAGATCTCTGGAGCAGACCTACGGCCCTAATGCTTCCTATTTCCAGAACAAACTGGGGCTGCCGACGGCCATGTGCGACCCAGCTACAGACAAGAAGTGCAAACCtattcctcctccacctccaatGAAAGGGGTCCCTAAGCCCACCGAGCCCCTAGcgacccttcctcctcctcccccccctgcTCCATCTATCTCCCAGGCCGATGTGCTCTACCTGTGCAACAGCAAGGACCCGCTCTGCAAGCCCCACATCGTCTACCTGCCCACCGGCGCCATCCCAGTGCTCTGCGACCCCCGCTACCACCCGCACTGCACCCCTCAGAAGGCTGCACCCGCCCCTGTGGCAGTGCCCCAACTTCCTCCATCGAAGAAGTATTCCCCACCTCCGCCTCCACCGGTCCTTGTCAAGAAGTCTGCCCCTGCCCCCGCCCCTGTCCGCACCTTTAAGGGCATGGAGTATGACTGTGACCCCTACTGGGACCCCGACTGTCTGATTGATCACCCACCCAGGCCTATGAAAGGGAAGGTTATggtcccaccaccaccaccaccaccactaccacctgtggaggagaaggaggaaccAGCACCTCCTGCACCCATCGAGAAGAAGTTTAAATTCTTCCCTCACCCTTACTACCCTATGCCCTACGACCCCAGGGATGAGCTGTACGACCCAGTCCGCTTCAAGTACCCCGAGCCTGCGGATCCTGCGGATCCTGCTGATGAGGCTGCGGAGGCCAGCCAGTAA
- the mcm7 gene encoding DNA replication licensing factor MCM7 isoform X2 has protein sequence MMEQRGRDPADTRDPRNQYPPELMRRFELYFKPPTTSKPKVVRDVRADSIGHLVPVRGIVTRATEVKPMMAVATYTCDQCGAETYQPIQSPSFMPLIMCPSQECVTNKSGGRLYLQTRGSKFVKFQELRIQEHSDQVPVGNIPRSMSVYARGENTRLAQPGDHVAIAGVFLPLLRTGFRQAAQGLLSETYLEAHSIILMNKTEDDELGNEELTDEELRGITDEGFYEKLAGSIAPEIYGHEDVKKALLLLLVGGVEQAPKGMKIRGNINICLMGDPGVAKSQLLSYIDRLAPRSQYTTGRGSSGVGLTAAVMRDPLTGEMTLEGGALVLADLGVCCIDEFDKMADADRTAIHEVMEQQTISIAKAGIMTSLNARCSILAAANPAYGRYNPKKSIEQNIQLPAALLSRFDLLWLIQDKPDAEADLRLAQHITYVHQHCRQPPTHFTPIDMKLMRRYIGVCKKRQPVVPESLADYITAAYVEMRKEARVSKDTTFTSARTLLSILRLSTALARLRMMDTVEKEDVNEAMRLMEMSKDSLQTDKSSSTRTQRPADVIFSLVRELATEGVVGRGGAGGVVRMAEAEQRCVSRGFTPAQFQEALEEYEELNVWQLNQARSRITFV, from the exons ATGATGGAACAGAGGGGTCGCGACCCAGCGGACACCAGAGACCCACGTAACCAATACCCACCTGAACTCATGAGGAGATT CGAGCTGTACTTTAAGCCCCCCACTACATCCAAACCTAAAGTGGTGCGTGATGTCCGAGCCGACAGCATTGGACACCTCGTGCCGGTTCGAGGCATCGTCACACGTGCCACCGAGGTCAAACCAATGATGGCTGTAGCTACGTACACCTGTGACCAATGTGGTGCGGAGACCTATCaacca ATCCAGTCTCCCTCCTTCATGCCCCTCATCATGTGTCCCAGTCAAGAGTGTGTCACCAACAAATCTGGGGGTCGTCTCTACCTGCAGACCAGAGGCTCCAAATTTGTTAAATTCCAGGAGCTTCGTATTCAGGAACAT aGCGATCAAGTGCCTGTTGGAAATATTCCAAGGAGCATGTCTGTGTACGCCCGTGGAGAAAACACTCGTCTCGCTCAGCCCGGAGACCATGTAGCCATCGCAGGAGTCTTCCTACCTCTTCTGCGCACAGGTTTCAGGCAAGCAGCACAG gGTCTTCTGTCAGAGACGTACCTGGAAGCCCACAGCATCATCCTCATGAACAAGACGGAGGACGATGAGCTCGGTAACGAGGAGCTGACTGACGAGGAGCTTCGTGGCATCACAG atgaaggattttatgaGAAACTAGCTGGTTCAATAGCACCAGAGATCTATGGACATGAAGACGTGAAgaaagctctgctgctgctgctggtgggggGAGTGGAACAGGCTCCTAAAGGCATGAAAATCAGAG GCAACATAAATATCTGCCTGATGGGAGATCCCGGAGTAGCAAAGTCCCAGCTGCTGTCCTACATTGACCGCCTGGCTCCTCGAA GTCAGTACACAACGGGTCGTGGTTCATCCGGCGTCGGTCTGACTGCAGCCGTGATGCGTGACCCCCTTACTGGAGAAATGACCCTGGAAGGTGGAGCCTTGGTGCTCGCTGACCTGGGCGTCTGCTGCATTGACGAGTTTGACAAGATGGCTGACGCTGACCGCACAGCCATCCATGAGGTGATGGAGCAGCAGACCATTTCTATTGCAAAG GCCGGCATCATGACCTCCCTCAACGCCCGTTGCTCCATTCTTGCCGCAGCTAACCCCGCCTACGGCCGCTACAACCCCAAAAAGAGCATTGAGCAGAACATTCAGCTGCCGGCCGCTCTGCTCTCCCGTTTCGACCTCCTCTGGTTGATCCAGGACAAGCCAGATGCCGAAGCTGACCTGCGCCTGGCCCAGCACATCACCTACGTCCACCAGCACTGCCGCCAGCCGCCCACTCACTTTACCCCCATCGACATGAAGCTGatgag ACGTTACATCGGTGTGTGTAAGAAGCGGCAACCAGTGGTGCCTGAGTCACTGGCTGATTACATCACTGCTGCTTATGTGGAGATGAGGAAAGAGGCCCGAGTGAGCAAGGACACCACCTTTACCTCCGCCCGAACCCTGCTCTCCATCCTCCGTCTGTCCACTGCTCTG GCTCGCCTTCGTATGATGGACACTGTGGAAAAGGAGGACGTCAACGAGGCCATGAGACTGATGGAGATGTCAAAGGACTCACTACAAACTGACAAGTCGAGCAGCACGAG GACCCAGCGACCGGCCGACGTCATCTTCTCCCTGGTTCGCGAGCTCGCCACAGAGGGCGTGGTCGGCCGCGGCGGAGCTGGCGGGGTGGTCCGCATGGCCGAGGCAGAGCAGCGCTGTGTCTCCCGCGGCTTCACCCCCGCCCAGTTCCAGGAGGCCTTAGAGGAATACGAGGAGCTGAACGTGTGGCAGCTCAACCAGGCCCGCAGCCGAATCACCTTCGTCTGA
- the mcm7 gene encoding DNA replication licensing factor MCM7 isoform X1, whose amino-acid sequence MSRKDYAAEKEKCKRFLQEFYSEDDNGKKVFKYGAQLVALAHREQVSIFVDLDDVAEEDPELVESVCENAKRYTGLFADAVHELLPEYKERDIVAKDSLDVYIEHRLMMEQRGRDPADTRDPRNQYPPELMRRFELYFKPPTTSKPKVVRDVRADSIGHLVPVRGIVTRATEVKPMMAVATYTCDQCGAETYQPIQSPSFMPLIMCPSQECVTNKSGGRLYLQTRGSKFVKFQELRIQEHSDQVPVGNIPRSMSVYARGENTRLAQPGDHVAIAGVFLPLLRTGFRQAAQGLLSETYLEAHSIILMNKTEDDELGNEELTDEELRGITDEGFYEKLAGSIAPEIYGHEDVKKALLLLLVGGVEQAPKGMKIRGNINICLMGDPGVAKSQLLSYIDRLAPRSQYTTGRGSSGVGLTAAVMRDPLTGEMTLEGGALVLADLGVCCIDEFDKMADADRTAIHEVMEQQTISIAKAGIMTSLNARCSILAAANPAYGRYNPKKSIEQNIQLPAALLSRFDLLWLIQDKPDAEADLRLAQHITYVHQHCRQPPTHFTPIDMKLMRRYIGVCKKRQPVVPESLADYITAAYVEMRKEARVSKDTTFTSARTLLSILRLSTALARLRMMDTVEKEDVNEAMRLMEMSKDSLQTDKSSSTRTQRPADVIFSLVRELATEGVVGRGGAGGVVRMAEAEQRCVSRGFTPAQFQEALEEYEELNVWQLNQARSRITFV is encoded by the exons ATGAGTCGTAAGGATTACGCGGCAGAGAAAG aaaaATGCAAAAGATTCCTGCAGGAGTTTTACTCAGAGGATGACAATGGGAAGAAGGTGTTCAAATACGGAGCTCAGCTT GTGGCGCTGGCCCACAGGGAGCAGGTGTCTATTTTTGTGGATCTTGACGATGTGGCTGAAGAAGACCCTGAGCTGGTGGAGAGCGTCTGTGAGAACGCCAAGCGTTACACCGGCCTGTTCGCCGACGCAGTCCACGAGCTGCTGCCAGAGTACAAAGAGAGAGAT ATCGTGGCCAAAGATTCTCTGGACGTGTACATTGAGCACAGGCTGATGATGGAACAGAGGGGTCGCGACCCAGCGGACACCAGAGACCCACGTAACCAATACCCACCTGAACTCATGAGGAGATT CGAGCTGTACTTTAAGCCCCCCACTACATCCAAACCTAAAGTGGTGCGTGATGTCCGAGCCGACAGCATTGGACACCTCGTGCCGGTTCGAGGCATCGTCACACGTGCCACCGAGGTCAAACCAATGATGGCTGTAGCTACGTACACCTGTGACCAATGTGGTGCGGAGACCTATCaacca ATCCAGTCTCCCTCCTTCATGCCCCTCATCATGTGTCCCAGTCAAGAGTGTGTCACCAACAAATCTGGGGGTCGTCTCTACCTGCAGACCAGAGGCTCCAAATTTGTTAAATTCCAGGAGCTTCGTATTCAGGAACAT aGCGATCAAGTGCCTGTTGGAAATATTCCAAGGAGCATGTCTGTGTACGCCCGTGGAGAAAACACTCGTCTCGCTCAGCCCGGAGACCATGTAGCCATCGCAGGAGTCTTCCTACCTCTTCTGCGCACAGGTTTCAGGCAAGCAGCACAG gGTCTTCTGTCAGAGACGTACCTGGAAGCCCACAGCATCATCCTCATGAACAAGACGGAGGACGATGAGCTCGGTAACGAGGAGCTGACTGACGAGGAGCTTCGTGGCATCACAG atgaaggattttatgaGAAACTAGCTGGTTCAATAGCACCAGAGATCTATGGACATGAAGACGTGAAgaaagctctgctgctgctgctggtgggggGAGTGGAACAGGCTCCTAAAGGCATGAAAATCAGAG GCAACATAAATATCTGCCTGATGGGAGATCCCGGAGTAGCAAAGTCCCAGCTGCTGTCCTACATTGACCGCCTGGCTCCTCGAA GTCAGTACACAACGGGTCGTGGTTCATCCGGCGTCGGTCTGACTGCAGCCGTGATGCGTGACCCCCTTACTGGAGAAATGACCCTGGAAGGTGGAGCCTTGGTGCTCGCTGACCTGGGCGTCTGCTGCATTGACGAGTTTGACAAGATGGCTGACGCTGACCGCACAGCCATCCATGAGGTGATGGAGCAGCAGACCATTTCTATTGCAAAG GCCGGCATCATGACCTCCCTCAACGCCCGTTGCTCCATTCTTGCCGCAGCTAACCCCGCCTACGGCCGCTACAACCCCAAAAAGAGCATTGAGCAGAACATTCAGCTGCCGGCCGCTCTGCTCTCCCGTTTCGACCTCCTCTGGTTGATCCAGGACAAGCCAGATGCCGAAGCTGACCTGCGCCTGGCCCAGCACATCACCTACGTCCACCAGCACTGCCGCCAGCCGCCCACTCACTTTACCCCCATCGACATGAAGCTGatgag ACGTTACATCGGTGTGTGTAAGAAGCGGCAACCAGTGGTGCCTGAGTCACTGGCTGATTACATCACTGCTGCTTATGTGGAGATGAGGAAAGAGGCCCGAGTGAGCAAGGACACCACCTTTACCTCCGCCCGAACCCTGCTCTCCATCCTCCGTCTGTCCACTGCTCTG GCTCGCCTTCGTATGATGGACACTGTGGAAAAGGAGGACGTCAACGAGGCCATGAGACTGATGGAGATGTCAAAGGACTCACTACAAACTGACAAGTCGAGCAGCACGAG GACCCAGCGACCGGCCGACGTCATCTTCTCCCTGGTTCGCGAGCTCGCCACAGAGGGCGTGGTCGGCCGCGGCGGAGCTGGCGGGGTGGTCCGCATGGCCGAGGCAGAGCAGCGCTGTGTCTCCCGCGGCTTCACCCCCGCCCAGTTCCAGGAGGCCTTAGAGGAATACGAGGAGCTGAACGTGTGGCAGCTCAACCAGGCCCGCAGCCGAATCACCTTCGTCTGA